The following DNA comes from Camelina sativa cultivar DH55 chromosome 14, Cs, whole genome shotgun sequence.
ATGTTACAATGTGTAATTTACGCCTAACTACTATTATACAAGCGTCTAACACTTATGTAAGAATTGTGGATCATTCAGCCTTGACAGAAAGGTACTTTTGTGAATCACAATATGTGATCAAACTCACGAGGCCGAACGCAATCTGATTTCATCCATCCGATCCTCTGTTTCACATTGTCATAGACGATCAAGTGTCCTCGCATCGATATatctacaacaacaaaacaaaacatgtttctCATAAGTTCCGTGTTCGATTATTATATTTGAGACAAGAAATTTGGGTTTACAGATAAAATGTATTGTTTTTTACCTCCAATAATAATGGTGGAACCATCATGAACACTGCTTCCATCTAATATCCCCAGACAAACATTTCCTTTGTCCTGAATCAAAAGTGTGTACGAAAACtcaaatatataaatccatATCAAAGTCGAAAGCAGCCGCTATTATTAGAGCTTATAGCAAGTGCTTACGGTGATGATCAAGTAATCCTCGGGTTGAATCAAAAGTTTTCTTGATATGATCAACCATTTGCTCCCAATTTGTAGAGTTATTGGTCTGAAGAACTTCTTAACATCTGACAAGGAACTGCATATTATCGAAACCAATAACTCGTTAAAGATATGATCTTTCTTACACCACACAAATCAAAATGGTTCTACAAAATATCATAGGTTCAGAGAGTACCTGATGGGGAAGTTAGTTTTAGCTCTCCAGCAGATAGGCAGCGTTTTGTCTGAATCATCGCGTATTAATTCTAAACCAGAAAATTCTTGAAGCTTTCaccaaataaaatagtaaaacatCATTGACCAGAAgattttcatctaacaaaaggCAAATTAGTTTCTATATGTGATTTACTTACTGATGTGACCAATTGGGTATAAGCCTGGTTAGGGAAGTACGTATAGGAACTTCCTGTATCAAACAAGGCTTTCCCTACTCTTCCGTTTTCCCCATCTAAGCTAAGCATAGCGTTCCCGTAGCTCATCTTTGTAACTTGCATCTGATAAACTTCCCTGAAAGAACCCAAAAATGTAATTACCTTAGCATATATGCAAGTGACAAagatttgaaactttttaagaaTGTACCAAATTCTATTCAAATAAGCATGCAATCAAAGCTATTCTAAGCTGCTAGGTTTCTCAGATTAGGCTGATTACGTTAAGCACTTACAAACGGGAATGGTGAAGCATAGGAACCCATGTGATTCCATGTGATGGAACCAAATCACTTCCCATGAAAATATATCCTTCACCGTTTAAATCAGAGGCAAGGCAATGGCCAACCACATTGCTGATAATACCTCGGCTTGCAAGTTGAGAAGGTAAGCTAATTTTAGCTCTGCTTAAACCGAGAATCCCGTCTGTCTTTAGCAGAGTGTTCAACAGTAGCCCTTGCTGATCATATCCGCACCTTAAAGTTCCAATCACGAAAGCCAAATTCACATCTTGAAACACTCATATATTATTCCGTAACAAAATCGCAAATTCTTAACAGAGAGTAATGGTTACCCGAAAACTACATCTGACTGGGCTAGTGATCCGTTGTGGAGTTTGAGATGAAACCTATCTTTGGTGAGAACTCCCATGGAATAGCTATGATCAGCATATTCAATCTCGTAGTCACACTGTTGTAAACTCTCAAAATGTTCTGTCATTTGATTCCGTTGGACTTCTACGCATAAGGGCTCCGAAGATCGAACCAAGTTATCGTGTTTTGGCTTATATAGTTGATTAGCTCCCTAAATCCCaccaaaatatccaaaatgttCATCAGCAATTCCACAGAAGAAAAACCTCCTTAAATCTCAAACACTAGTTCTATAAATTACCTTAGCACAACTAGTGCAAGGCGCGTCACATTGGATCCAAGTCAAGTCACTTCCAGTATCAATATCAAGATGATAGTAGTGTCCATCTTCCGGCTTTCCAACAAGAATCCGTGTATAATACAGCctgcaacaaaacaaatctcTGTTTACTTGTGCTTTAAGCAACACACAAACATTCACATTTCAGCTAGTTTAAAGCATACATACCCATCTGGATACACGTTACCACCGACGGGGAACATCGAAGTGGAGGAGGATGAGTCGATAGAACCAGCGGTTGTAGATAAAACACTGTTGACTTTCACAGGGTTGACCAGCTCTAAATCCATTGGTTCAACAAAGATTCCATTCTCTACACCCAAACCTTCCGCTAAGATCCGGTCATGAAACTCTCGAGCCCTCAATTTGTGATACACAGGGAAaacaaacgacgtcgtttcgcGGTCGCTGTTATCGTCGTCACGGTTCCTCTCATCAGAAACCCTAAACATCGTAACAGAGTTGGAGAAAACAGAGCCGTACAGAGCAATCGCGATAAGCGAGATACCGAGAAGACTCAGAACTAATCTCGGAGAACTCATGGAGAGATCCGAGAACCAGAGATGAAATTGCGGGTTTCGGTGAAGCGGGTCGGGTTGAAAACTCGGGTTTAGGTCTTCCTCGGGTGGGTAATCGTGATCAGTGAGGGTGAAGGCAGAGATTGTTTTGCCTTGTGAAGGGTCATCAGATGGTGGGAGAGTGATTACGACTACGCCGTGGACTCGTTGTTGTTGCTGGTCATGAAGATTTGGCTCCATTCTCTGGTGATTAATTTCGATCGACTTGGGTTAGGTTTCGATCGGAGATAGAGAATGGGGAAttaggaagagaagaagtttaATGGCAGAGGAGTACTAAGTGGTCAAAGAGTCAAGAAGAAGGTATCTTTGCATACACGACGGAAGCTGCGAGGAAGGAGAGGTTTATTTTGTCTACTATTTCAAAATTGAATACACATACATGACATATGTACTGACATATCCATAAacataaactttttattttattttattttatgtttgctCTTCAGAAAACTAGTGTATAGTACTACTGTATAGTATACCCTGTTTGATCGTATAAAAACggtaaaattaattagaaaccaaattaatttttgcTTACAGTTAAACCCTATAAATATTCCATTTTATAATGCGTGGaggaaaataaatttatttttactacaaaactttaaattaggcaggttttaaaatttcttgctttaaattttgccttttttttttttttaatttgtcaaTTTGATTCTTTTTGGGACTAGTTAATAAAAGGGTTTGTAGTGTTACAATATACTAGGTTAGACTCGCGCTATGCCGCGTAATActttttgtaactatttttagatatattaaattattgattttttttttgttttgtaattggattaattgtaaaaacaatGGTTTATCCAATAATAAGATATAACAATGcactaataaaataataaaatagagaaatctCAAATAGTCTAACTAAACCTAATGtctgttcttattttttatttaccttttgtGAGAGATATATAAGTGtagtttgaatttgtgtttttttttgcagtttatacaaatttaaccacataattgttatatagtatttttttgtgttataaaagttattatttgtaaaagtacatagacatatttttactttactctcgttttgtgtattatttaatattattaggggcattttaaaaataccattttgcaaaaatactttctcttattttccatttttaataatacattcTTCCGaaatacaaaatgactaaattataaactctagactccaaatactaaatcatactccttaaaactataccctaagataaaatagagaatctaaacctaaaaaaacatatacaaataacACATTGTAATTATGCAAAagaggacaaaaatgaaaataaccaaaaaatgatatttttgagaaGGAGTATCTAGAAAAGGGTATCCCTACTATTATTTGTAAAGTCGTTTAACTAATAAACCTATGACCAAATAATATAACTTCATTAACGGTAAAAACGAAATTTTGTTCATATCCTAAACTGATAAACACGCGGATCCCGGATCGGATCTTTTAAAATGGCTTTTTCACgtctaaacaataaataaaactaatacaTTGTGTATTTTGCTGAGAAAATTCTAATAGCATAT
Coding sequences within:
- the LOC104742409 gene encoding aspartyl protease APCB1-like, giving the protein MEPNLHDQQQQRVHGVVVITLPPSDDPSQGKTISAFTLTDHDYPPEEDLNPSFQPDPLHRNPQFHLWFSDLSMSSPRLVLSLLGISLIAIALYGSVFSNSVTMFRVSDERNRDDDNSDRETTSFVFPVYHKLRAREFHDRILAEGLGVENGIFVEPMDLELVNPVKVNSVLSTTAGSIDSSSSTSMFPVGGNVYPDGLYYTRILVGKPEDGHYYHLDIDTGSDLTWIQCDAPCTSCAKGANQLYKPKHDNLVRSSEPLCVEVQRNQMTEHFESLQQCDYEIEYADHSYSMGVLTKDRFHLKLHNGSLAQSDVVFGCGYDQQGLLLNTLLKTDGILGLSRAKISLPSQLASRGIISNVVGHCLASDLNGEGYIFMGSDLVPSHGITWVPMLHHSRLEVYQMQVTKMSYGNAMLSLDGENGRVGKALFDTGSSYTYFPNQAYTQLVTSLQEFSGLELIRDDSDKTLPICWRAKTNFPISSLSDVKKFFRPITLQIGSKWLIISRKLLIQPEDYLIITDKGNVCLGILDGSSVHDGSTIIIGDISMRGHLIVYDNVKQRIGWMKSDCVRPREFDHIL